The following are from one region of the Cystobacter ferrugineus genome:
- a CDS encoding cytochrome P450, protein MANLLTSRLPAAIIGLRTRIFTRINGEEGIPVPSERIDVSRFKELYSHPAANGRSEGAGLSDLFWYWLSPGAELHQEHLEPGERYEEVARVTKRILALPRKSAEERAARCAARVLDEQGFQKPTSVRLRDLMMPIWAEFYYEVVFGEPCPREARELIVGNADDVVTSLKGSSLRHMRRRLRLTRYLRGRLEAGHVAHELPSWMSLEQRALYLQGVYFNTAVVQMSEAMAHLLLFLAQDPGVQERLADTLEDDRYLDRIITESLRVHPLFGIAHRITTDDIALEGVPPIPKGSVLCFNYQAYHHAGFEDPGRFDPDRWLKQSTKDVNYMPFGAPANRPCPAQAIALVTMRAVARETIRRFRAFSTATHTRSLPHRGPCVLEPRNKPPEPRARERLLAAMSAREPWEDVGRSVLQLVLGTYMVLDARRLKLCQRYFEAEHKAAPPSAQPSGCPFSRVRPPLNEKRSA, encoded by the coding sequence ATGGCGAACCTCCTGACGTCCCGCCTGCCCGCCGCGATCATCGGGCTGCGCACGCGCATCTTCACGCGCATCAACGGCGAGGAAGGCATCCCCGTCCCCAGCGAGCGCATCGACGTGTCGCGCTTCAAGGAGCTGTACTCGCACCCCGCCGCCAACGGCCGGAGCGAGGGCGCGGGCCTGTCCGACCTCTTCTGGTACTGGCTGTCCCCTGGCGCCGAGCTGCACCAGGAGCACCTCGAGCCCGGTGAGCGCTACGAGGAGGTCGCCCGGGTGACGAAGCGCATCCTCGCGCTGCCGAGGAAGAGCGCGGAGGAGCGCGCGGCCCGGTGCGCCGCGCGCGTGCTCGACGAGCAGGGCTTCCAGAAGCCCACGAGCGTGCGCCTGCGCGACCTGATGATGCCCATCTGGGCCGAGTTCTATTACGAGGTCGTCTTCGGCGAGCCGTGCCCGCGCGAGGCGCGCGAGCTCATCGTGGGCAACGCGGACGACGTCGTCACCTCGCTCAAGGGCTCGAGCCTGCGCCACATGCGCCGGCGCCTGCGGCTCACGCGCTATCTGCGCGGACGGCTCGAGGCGGGCCACGTCGCGCACGAGTTGCCCTCCTGGATGTCCCTCGAACAGCGGGCGCTCTACCTGCAAGGCGTCTACTTCAACACCGCCGTGGTGCAGATGTCCGAGGCCATGGCCCACCTGCTGCTCTTCCTCGCGCAGGACCCGGGCGTCCAGGAGCGGCTCGCGGACACCCTGGAGGACGATCGCTACCTGGACCGGATCATCACCGAGTCCCTCCGGGTCCATCCCCTCTTCGGCATCGCCCACCGCATCACCACCGACGACATCGCGCTCGAAGGCGTGCCCCCCATCCCCAAGGGCTCGGTCCTCTGTTTCAACTATCAGGCCTACCACCACGCGGGCTTCGAGGACCCGGGCCGCTTCGATCCGGATCGCTGGCTGAAGCAGTCCACGAAGGACGTGAACTACATGCCCTTCGGGGCCCCGGCGAACCGGCCCTGCCCCGCGCAGGCCATCGCCCTCGTCACCATGCGGGCCGTGGCACGAGAGACGATCCGGCGCTTCCGGGCCTTCTCGACGGCGACCCACACCCGCTCGCTGCCCCACCGCGGGCCGTGCGTGCTGGAGCCGAGGAACAAGCCCCCCGAGCCCCGCGCGCGCGAGCGCCTCCTCGCGGCCATGAGCGCCCGCGAGCCGTGGGAGGACGTCGGGCGAAGCGTCCTGCAGCTCGTCCTGGGCACGTACATGGTCCTCGACGCGCGCCGCCTGAAGCTGTGCCAGCGCTACTTCGAGGCGGAGCACAAGGCCGCGCCCCCCAGCGCCCAACCCTCCGGGTGTCCCTTCTCCAGGGTCCGCCCCCCCTTGAACGAAAAACGGAGTGCATGA
- a CDS encoding iron-containing redox enzyme family protein, producing the protein MMERPTDSELMKACVARMGSRLEPAEESALRHWWAREHGHRSAFAHTLLALPESQWAAAVLQHPAARHPWYGRLAHEVSVREYAAFLLENAAYPSFLPLVRRTLDLPLTDTARAAIVRNIEDEQVPVPHADLMRRLFLAVKAKASPELPLATYPSLVDRCLVLYYGYYLEPWNLIGSLFATEAIAHYRLEHMGKGLERLGFAAADMEFISVHLACDDDHARDWGDNVIEESVRRDPRVRVTIAEGIAAALETSAHYFDDLCLRATRPDFSFEVHP; encoded by the coding sequence ATGATGGAACGTCCCACGGATTCAGAGCTGATGAAGGCGTGCGTGGCCCGGATGGGCTCACGCCTCGAGCCGGCGGAGGAGAGCGCGCTGCGCCACTGGTGGGCACGAGAGCACGGACACCGGAGCGCCTTCGCGCACACGCTCCTCGCGCTCCCCGAGTCCCAGTGGGCAGCCGCCGTCCTCCAGCACCCGGCGGCCCGCCACCCCTGGTATGGCCGGCTGGCCCACGAGGTGAGCGTGCGCGAGTACGCGGCGTTCCTCCTGGAGAACGCCGCCTACCCCTCCTTCCTCCCGCTCGTGCGGCGCACGCTCGACCTGCCGCTCACCGACACCGCGCGCGCCGCCATCGTCCGCAACATCGAGGACGAGCAGGTGCCCGTCCCCCACGCCGACCTGATGCGGCGGCTGTTCCTCGCGGTGAAGGCGAAGGCCAGCCCAGAGCTCCCGCTCGCGACGTACCCGAGCCTCGTCGATCGCTGCCTCGTCCTCTATTACGGCTACTACCTCGAGCCCTGGAACCTCATCGGCTCGCTCTTCGCGACCGAGGCCATCGCCCATTACCGGCTCGAGCACATGGGCAAGGGGCTCGAGCGCCTGGGCTTCGCGGCCGCCGACATGGAGTTCATCAGCGTCCACCTCGCCTGCGACGACGACCACGCCCGCGACTGGGGCGACAACGTCATCGAGGAGAGCGTGCGGCGCGATCCGCGCGTGCGCGTGACCATCGCGGAAGGGATCGCCGCGGCCCTCGAGACGTCCGCGCACTACTTCGACGACCTGTGCCTCCGGGCCACCCGCCCGGACTTCTCCTTCGAGGTGCACCCATGA
- a CDS encoding cation:proton antiporter: MSPLALLPSLVQATADGAQSAVGSKAEELVLHLLFQFIAILATTRLVVYVARKLGQTDVSGEILAGLVLGPSILGALAPGLMNTLFDGSTSQTFVGISQIGLILLMFQIGLEFEFKANLGTSKKSIVVVSLVGLLLPFAMGYLTAPWFHERLAEPRPPLFGFQLFFGIAMSITAIPILGRIFMELRLSHTRVAALSIGAAAIDDIAGWLLLGVVTLLVQHQFAPSKLLFRAGTLAAYVAFALLVVRPLLKRFVSTHLRRRGGLQASAVALILLVVFASASITSLIGVFAIIGGFVMGAALHDDRQFVNEWKTRVSPLVNTFFLPLFFTYTGLRTNVGSLSSLSEVGICLLVMAVAFVSKFGGAYVGARLVGEDHRSAMVLGVCMNTRALMELIALNVGYDLGVLPRNMFTMLVLMAIVSTFIATPLIRWLMRGEERDPTPIPLDAPSLPHGA; this comes from the coding sequence ATGAGCCCGCTCGCGCTACTCCCCTCCCTCGTCCAGGCCACCGCCGATGGGGCCCAGTCGGCCGTTGGCAGCAAGGCGGAAGAACTCGTCCTGCACCTGCTCTTTCAGTTCATCGCCATCCTCGCCACGACGCGCCTGGTCGTGTACGTGGCCCGCAAGCTCGGCCAGACGGACGTCTCGGGGGAGATCCTCGCGGGACTGGTGCTCGGCCCCAGCATCCTGGGCGCCCTCGCGCCGGGACTGATGAACACCTTGTTCGACGGCTCCACCTCGCAGACCTTCGTCGGAATCTCCCAGATCGGCCTCATCCTGTTGATGTTCCAGATCGGCCTCGAGTTCGAGTTCAAGGCCAACCTGGGCACGTCGAAGAAGTCCATCGTGGTGGTGAGCCTGGTGGGGCTGCTGCTGCCCTTCGCCATGGGCTACCTGACCGCGCCCTGGTTCCATGAGCGGCTCGCCGAGCCCCGCCCTCCCCTGTTCGGGTTCCAGCTCTTCTTCGGCATCGCCATGTCCATCACCGCCATCCCCATCCTGGGGCGGATCTTCATGGAGTTGCGCCTGTCCCACACGCGCGTCGCGGCCCTGAGCATCGGGGCGGCGGCCATCGACGACATCGCCGGGTGGCTGCTGCTGGGCGTCGTGACACTGCTCGTGCAGCACCAGTTCGCGCCCTCCAAGCTCCTCTTCCGGGCGGGAACGCTCGCCGCGTACGTCGCCTTCGCGCTGCTGGTGGTGCGGCCGCTCCTCAAGCGCTTCGTGAGCACCCACCTGCGGCGCCGCGGCGGGCTCCAGGCGAGTGCCGTGGCCCTGATCCTGCTCGTGGTCTTCGCGTCCGCGTCCATCACGTCGCTCATCGGCGTGTTCGCCATCATCGGCGGGTTCGTCATGGGCGCGGCCCTGCACGACGACCGCCAGTTCGTGAACGAGTGGAAGACGAGGGTATCCCCCCTGGTGAACACCTTCTTCCTCCCCCTCTTCTTCACGTACACGGGACTGCGCACCAACGTCGGCTCGCTGTCCTCCCTGAGCGAAGTGGGCATCTGCCTGCTCGTGATGGCGGTGGCGTTCGTCTCCAAGTTCGGAGGCGCCTACGTGGGGGCCCGCCTCGTCGGTGAAGACCATCGCTCGGCCATGGTGCTCGGCGTCTGCATGAACACCCGGGCACTCATGGAGCTGATCGCGCTCAACGTGGGGTACGACCTGGGCGTGCTGCCCCGGAACATGTTCACCATGCTCGTGCTCATGGCCATCGTCTCCACCTTCATCGCCACCCCGCTCATCCGCTGGTTGATGCGCGGAGAGGAGCGCGACCCCACCCCCATCCCCCTGGACGCTCCCTCGCTCCCACACGGAGCGTGA
- a CDS encoding response regulator transcription factor, whose product MEETTHSPSEEGTIQVLLVEDDDRLARLTSRYLQEHGLLVTVASTGPEGLSEANRHAYDVILLDVMLPGRDGIEVCRELRTRSDIPIIMVTARGEEVDRVIGLETGADDYLAKPYSPRELLARIRAQVRRARGRAGPSSQPIQAGKLSLDPRSLRATLDGKVLPLTTYEFALLRVLAERAGRVLSREQLLDLVKGNAEEVFDRSVDVHIFRIRQKIEEDPRNPKLLRTVRGAGYLLASGEES is encoded by the coding sequence ATGGAGGAGACAACACACTCCCCTTCGGAGGAAGGCACCATCCAGGTGCTGCTGGTGGAGGACGATGACCGGCTGGCGCGGCTCACCAGCCGCTACCTCCAGGAGCATGGGCTGCTCGTCACCGTGGCGAGCACGGGCCCCGAGGGCCTCTCCGAGGCCAACCGCCACGCCTACGACGTCATCCTCCTGGACGTCATGCTCCCCGGGAGAGATGGCATCGAGGTGTGCCGCGAGCTGCGCACCCGCAGCGACATCCCCATCATCATGGTGACGGCGCGCGGCGAGGAGGTCGATCGGGTGATTGGCCTGGAGACGGGCGCGGACGACTACCTGGCCAAGCCCTACTCCCCCCGCGAGCTGCTCGCGCGCATCCGCGCCCAGGTGCGCCGGGCCCGCGGACGTGCCGGCCCCTCGTCCCAGCCCATCCAGGCGGGCAAGCTGTCGCTCGATCCCCGGAGCCTGCGCGCCACGCTGGATGGCAAGGTGCTGCCACTCACCACCTATGAGTTCGCCCTCCTGCGGGTGCTCGCCGAGCGCGCCGGCCGCGTGCTCAGCCGCGAGCAACTGCTGGATCTGGTCAAGGGCAACGCGGAAGAGGTCTTCGACCGCTCCGTGGACGTCCACATCTTCCGCATCCGCCAGAAAATAGAAGAGGACCCGCGCAACCCGAAGCTGCTGCGCACCGTGCGCGGCGCGGGCTATCTGCTCGCCAGCGGAGAGGAGTCGTGA
- a CDS encoding sensor histidine kinase, with product MSLRRPRFASRLLLRIYLVGVAQVVLFLVCMTFLQKYVLDAPWKEGVERDMASRVAEWSASRNDPDALQAALRQMRPGARATVLTPGGRLLGANISPPLEALSPKMLRELEEKRVMLYSERPHRVAVAIPETGPLEAYALMQEGRPPRPPPPPSRLMVPLFIMLGSLAVTSLFFARTLAVPLQKLAAAARSLGEGNLSTRVGLRRRDELGQVSDAFDEMAERITHLLRSQKELLANVSHELRTPLARIRVALDLANEGDAVLARESLADIAEDLGELERLVDDVLTTARLDLTTTQTPGATPPLRLERVETRALVDKAAARFRSARPEHTLDVRMDSTLPELEADPVLLRRALDNLLDNAGKYSEPHTTVRLSARRTEQGLEVEVADQGIGIDAKDMEHLFTPFFRSDRSRARRTGGVGLGLALARRIVVAHGGSLSLESQPGQGTTARVQLPGAPAA from the coding sequence GTGAGCCTCCGGAGGCCTCGTTTCGCCAGCCGGCTGCTGCTGCGCATCTACCTGGTGGGCGTCGCGCAGGTGGTGCTCTTCCTCGTGTGCATGACGTTCCTGCAGAAGTACGTCCTGGATGCGCCCTGGAAGGAGGGCGTGGAGCGCGACATGGCCAGCCGGGTGGCCGAATGGTCCGCCTCGAGGAACGACCCCGACGCGCTCCAGGCCGCGCTGCGGCAGATGCGCCCGGGAGCCAGGGCGACGGTGCTCACCCCCGGTGGCCGGCTGCTCGGCGCCAACATCTCACCGCCCCTCGAGGCCCTTTCTCCGAAGATGCTCCGCGAGCTCGAGGAGAAGCGGGTGATGCTCTACTCCGAGCGGCCACACCGGGTCGCGGTGGCCATCCCCGAGACGGGTCCCCTGGAGGCCTATGCCCTCATGCAGGAGGGACGGCCACCGCGGCCGCCCCCACCCCCCAGCCGCCTGATGGTGCCCCTCTTCATCATGCTAGGCAGCCTGGCCGTCACGTCGCTCTTCTTCGCCCGGACCCTGGCGGTGCCCCTGCAAAAGCTGGCGGCCGCGGCGCGCTCGCTCGGCGAGGGCAACCTGAGCACGCGCGTGGGCCTGCGCCGCCGCGACGAGCTGGGGCAGGTGTCCGATGCGTTCGACGAGATGGCCGAGCGCATCACCCACCTCTTGCGCTCGCAGAAGGAGCTGCTCGCCAACGTGTCACACGAGCTGCGCACGCCCCTGGCCCGCATCCGCGTGGCGTTGGACCTGGCCAACGAGGGCGACGCCGTGCTCGCGCGCGAGTCGCTCGCGGACATCGCCGAGGACCTGGGTGAGTTGGAGCGGCTGGTGGACGACGTGCTCACCACGGCCCGGTTGGACCTCACCACCACGCAGACGCCGGGAGCCACCCCGCCCCTGCGCCTGGAGCGCGTGGAGACGCGCGCCCTGGTGGACAAGGCCGCCGCGCGCTTCCGCTCCGCCCGGCCCGAGCACACACTGGACGTGCGGATGGACTCCACGCTGCCCGAGCTGGAGGCGGATCCGGTGCTGCTGCGCCGGGCCCTGGACAACCTGCTCGACAACGCGGGCAAGTACTCCGAGCCCCACACCACGGTGCGCCTGAGCGCCCGGCGCACGGAACAGGGCCTGGAGGTGGAGGTCGCCGACCAGGGCATCGGCATCGACGCGAAGGACATGGAGCACCTCTTCACGCCCTTCTTCCGCAGCGACCGGAGCCGGGCGCGGCGGACCGGCGGCGTGGGGCTGGGGCTCGCCCTGGCGCGCCGCATCGTCGTCGCCCACGGCGGCTCCCTTTCCCTGGAAAGCCAGCCAGGTCAAGGAACAACGGCCCGGGTCCAGCTCCCGGGGGCTCCCGCCGCATAG
- a CDS encoding efflux RND transporter periplasmic adaptor subunit, whose translation MSELPQRVETSSPSTQNRPAPGEPAQRRGPPRGWGWWLLGLAVIAAAGAWFFWPRPKDPAASFELARVQRRTVEARVSATGTLSALVTVQVGSQVSGRIQEILVDYNSPVKKGQVIARIDPQLLQAALERSRANLMSARAGLQRARVEAQNSKLQADRARALRAQQFIAQADLDTAEATAQSAQAQVTSAEAALAQAQAAQNEAEVNVRYATIVSPTDGIVISRSVDVGQTVAASLQAPTLFTIAEDLRKMQVNTSIAESDVGRLSDGMAATFTVDAWPGQTFDGVIRQIRNAAQTVQNVVTYDAVIDVQNPEMKLKPGMTANVNIVTARGENVLTVPNAALRFRPPAPPEGSRPGGRGGAEGQEAAAAPPPAGTKTVYVLSQGRPVRVNVKTGVTDGSYTEVEGELNEGDQVITSLSTAGAASGTGAAPGAGGGQRPGGGGGFGGGRRGGLF comes from the coding sequence ATGAGTGAGCTGCCACAGCGAGTCGAGACGTCCTCCCCTTCCACCCAGAACCGCCCCGCGCCCGGTGAGCCCGCGCAGCGCAGGGGCCCGCCCCGAGGCTGGGGCTGGTGGTTGCTGGGCCTCGCGGTCATCGCGGCCGCGGGCGCCTGGTTCTTCTGGCCCCGGCCCAAGGATCCCGCCGCCAGCTTCGAGCTGGCGCGGGTGCAGCGGCGCACCGTCGAGGCGCGTGTGTCGGCCACCGGCACGCTGTCCGCGCTCGTCACGGTGCAGGTCGGCAGTCAGGTGTCCGGCCGCATCCAGGAGATCCTCGTCGACTACAACTCGCCGGTGAAGAAGGGCCAGGTGATCGCCCGTATCGATCCCCAGCTTCTCCAGGCGGCCCTGGAGCGTAGCCGGGCCAACCTGATGTCCGCGAGGGCGGGCCTGCAGCGCGCCCGCGTGGAGGCGCAGAACTCCAAACTGCAGGCGGATCGGGCCCGGGCGCTGCGTGCCCAGCAGTTCATCGCCCAGGCGGACCTGGACACCGCCGAGGCCACCGCCCAATCGGCCCAGGCCCAGGTGACGTCCGCCGAGGCGGCGCTCGCGCAGGCCCAGGCGGCGCAGAACGAGGCGGAGGTGAACGTGCGCTACGCCACCATCGTGTCGCCCACGGACGGCATCGTCATCTCGCGCAGCGTGGACGTGGGCCAGACGGTGGCCGCGTCGCTGCAGGCGCCCACCCTGTTCACCATCGCCGAGGACCTGCGCAAGATGCAGGTGAACACCAGCATCGCCGAGTCCGACGTGGGCCGGCTGAGCGACGGCATGGCCGCGACCTTCACCGTGGACGCGTGGCCGGGGCAGACCTTCGACGGCGTCATCCGGCAGATCCGCAACGCGGCCCAGACGGTGCAGAACGTCGTCACCTACGACGCCGTCATCGACGTGCAGAACCCGGAGATGAAGCTCAAGCCGGGCATGACGGCCAACGTCAACATCGTCACCGCGCGCGGCGAGAACGTGCTCACCGTGCCCAACGCGGCGCTGCGCTTCCGTCCCCCCGCTCCCCCCGAGGGCAGCAGGCCCGGAGGCCGCGGAGGCGCGGAGGGGCAGGAAGCCGCCGCGGCGCCGCCGCCCGCCGGCACCAAGACGGTGTACGTGCTGAGCCAGGGGCGTCCCGTGCGCGTGAACGTGAAGACCGGCGTGACGGATGGCTCGTACACGGAGGTCGAGGGTGAGCTGAACGAGGGCGACCAGGTCATCACCTCCCTGAGCACGGCGGGGGCGGCGTCGGGCACGGGCGCGGCTCCGGGCGCGGGCGGCGGCCAGCGTCCCGGCGGAGGGGGCGGCTTCGGCGGCGGCCGGCGCGGAGGCCTCTTCTAG
- a CDS encoding ABC transporter ATP-binding protein encodes MNGNQEQQSLIALRGVKKIYRTGDVEVAALKHVDFTVNHGDFVAIMGSSGSGKSTLMNILGCLDRPTEGEYLLEGQDVARLDRNDLALVRNRTLGFVFQSFNLLARTSALENVELPLLYAGVPARERHQRAREALERVGLGKRLDHHPRQLSGGQQQRVAIARALVSRPRVILADEPTGNLDSRTSIEVMALFQELQQEGMTLVLVTHEPDIAGYAGRVVVVRDGLIRSDQRQTPVAAHVPPVEEAAS; translated from the coding sequence ATGAACGGCAATCAAGAACAACAGTCCCTCATCGCGCTCCGGGGCGTGAAGAAGATCTACCGCACGGGCGACGTGGAGGTGGCGGCGCTCAAGCACGTGGACTTCACCGTGAACCACGGCGACTTCGTGGCCATCATGGGCTCGAGCGGCTCGGGCAAGTCCACGCTGATGAACATCCTGGGCTGCCTGGACCGGCCCACCGAGGGCGAGTACCTGCTCGAGGGCCAGGACGTGGCGCGCCTGGACCGCAATGACCTGGCGCTCGTGCGCAACCGCACCCTGGGCTTCGTCTTCCAGAGCTTCAACCTGCTGGCGCGCACGAGCGCCCTGGAGAACGTGGAGCTGCCCCTGCTCTACGCCGGGGTGCCCGCGCGCGAGCGGCACCAGCGGGCGCGCGAGGCGCTCGAGCGCGTGGGCCTGGGCAAGCGCCTGGACCACCACCCCCGCCAGCTCTCCGGCGGTCAGCAGCAGCGCGTGGCGATCGCCCGGGCCCTGGTGAGCCGGCCGCGCGTCATCCTCGCCGACGAGCCCACGGGCAACCTGGACTCGCGCACCAGCATCGAGGTGATGGCCCTCTTCCAGGAGCTGCAACAGGAAGGAATGACGCTCGTGCTGGTGACGCACGAGCCGGACATCGCCGGCTACGCCGGTCGCGTGGTGGTGGTGCGCGACGGCCTCATCCGCTCGGACCAACGGCAGACGCCGGTGGCCGCGCACGTGCCCCCCGTGGAGGAGGCCGCTTCATGA
- a CDS encoding ABC transporter permease, whose amino-acid sequence MNILETLMLAVRSLLRSKMRSFLTALGIIIGVGAVIAMVAIGDGARANVQKVFDSMGTNMLIVMPGSSNTGGARGGFGSQPSITWDDLEAIRTQVPSVRAAAPEMRTSAQVFSEDQNWTTSVTGTTPDFFDVRGWTIAQGRRLDEADVEAGAKVAVIGQTVVEKLYGAGFNPVGQVIRIKKTPFTIVGMTARKGQSPMGQDYDDSILVPATTFQRQIQSQSLARYITGTIYVQANASAGTARAQRDVTALLRERHRITSDEDPNDFDVRDLSEIANSRQQSTETLSLLLASIAAVSLVVGGIGIMNIMLVSVTERTREIGVRVAVGARPRDILLQFLIEALTLSLLGGLLGAAVGLGVARFLASQFQWPLLVRPDVILLALGFSAVIGVGFGLYPARKASRLDPIDALRYE is encoded by the coding sequence ATGAACATCCTCGAAACCCTGATGCTCGCGGTGCGCTCGCTCTTGCGCAGCAAGATGCGCTCGTTCCTCACCGCGCTGGGCATCATCATCGGCGTGGGCGCCGTCATCGCCATGGTGGCCATTGGCGATGGCGCCCGTGCCAACGTGCAGAAGGTGTTCGACTCCATGGGCACCAACATGCTCATCGTCATGCCCGGCTCCAGCAACACGGGCGGCGCGCGGGGTGGCTTCGGCAGCCAGCCCAGCATCACCTGGGATGACCTGGAGGCCATCCGCACCCAGGTGCCGAGCGTGCGCGCCGCCGCGCCCGAGATGCGCACGAGCGCCCAGGTCTTCAGCGAGGACCAGAACTGGACGACGAGCGTGACGGGCACCACGCCCGACTTCTTCGACGTGCGCGGATGGACCATCGCGCAGGGCCGGCGGCTCGATGAGGCCGACGTGGAGGCGGGCGCCAAGGTGGCCGTCATCGGCCAGACGGTGGTGGAGAAGCTCTATGGCGCGGGCTTCAATCCGGTGGGGCAGGTCATCCGCATCAAGAAGACGCCCTTCACCATCGTGGGCATGACGGCGCGCAAGGGCCAGTCGCCCATGGGGCAGGACTACGACGACAGCATCCTCGTGCCCGCCACCACCTTCCAGCGGCAGATCCAGTCGCAGAGCCTCGCCCGGTACATCACCGGCACCATCTACGTGCAGGCCAACGCGAGCGCCGGCACCGCCCGCGCCCAGCGCGACGTCACCGCGCTCCTGCGCGAGCGCCACCGCATCACCTCCGACGAGGACCCCAACGACTTCGACGTGCGTGATCTGTCGGAGATCGCCAACAGCCGCCAGCAGAGCACCGAGACGCTCAGCCTGCTGCTCGCCTCCATCGCCGCCGTGTCCCTGGTGGTGGGCGGCATCGGCATCATGAACATCATGCTGGTGAGCGTCACCGAGCGCACCCGCGAGATTGGCGTGCGCGTGGCGGTGGGCGCGCGGCCCCGGGACATCCTCCTGCAGTTCCTCATCGAGGCGCTGACGCTGTCGCTGCTCGGAGGACTGCTCGGCGCCGCGGTGGGCCTGGGCGTGGCCCGGTTCCTCGCGTCCCAGTTCCAGTGGCCCCTGCTGGTTCGTCCCGACGTCATCCTGCTCGCGCTCGGCTTCAGTGCGGTAATCGGCGTGGGCTTTGGCCTCTACCCGGCGCGCAAGGCGAGCCGGCTCGACCCTATCGATGCCTTGAGGTACGAGTAA
- a CDS encoding TolC family protein, with translation MRSFLPMTALLLAATPALSQEPPEQRPQQQQPAPAQPAPAQPPPEQPQQRVLTLAEALRTAQERQPQLRQAQASTTAANARVDQSFSSLLPQVSANASYQRSFSSNTNFGTADPTSGIIRREGFNVGATVNQLIWDFGRTTGRWRASQETAAAQRSNEQQTQSDVLANVQTVYFNALAQQVLVQVAEETLRNQQAHLDQVQAQVQVGTRPEIDLVQQRTLVANARLQLIQARNNSATLKAQLNQAMGVEGPTDYAVQEEVVGLVRGEDEPTGTLVDMAFQNRADLAATDHQLLAQEQQLSATRGNFFPSINVSLSANESGPTPAELQWGITGQVGLSWPLFQGGITLAQMREQRANISSVQAQRDALRQQVRLEVERAQLAVHAARESVTAADEALTNARERLRMAEGRYRAGVGNIIELSDAQLSATNAEVQRVQASYDLATARTELARSLGQQTGPQT, from the coding sequence ATGCGTTCCTTCCTCCCGATGACCGCCCTCCTGCTCGCCGCCACTCCGGCGCTGTCCCAGGAGCCGCCGGAACAACGACCCCAGCAGCAGCAACCGGCGCCGGCCCAGCCCGCCCCGGCCCAGCCCCCACCGGAGCAGCCGCAACAGCGCGTGCTCACCCTGGCCGAGGCGCTGCGCACCGCCCAGGAGCGCCAGCCCCAATTGCGCCAGGCCCAGGCCAGCACCACCGCGGCCAATGCCCGCGTGGACCAGAGCTTCTCCTCGCTGCTGCCCCAGGTGAGCGCCAACGCCTCCTACCAGCGCTCCTTCTCCAGCAACACGAACTTCGGCACCGCGGACCCCACCTCCGGCATCATCCGCCGCGAGGGCTTCAACGTGGGCGCCACCGTCAACCAGCTCATCTGGGACTTCGGCCGCACCACGGGCCGCTGGCGCGCCTCCCAGGAGACCGCCGCCGCCCAGCGCAGCAACGAGCAGCAGACCCAGAGCGACGTGCTGGCCAACGTGCAGACCGTCTACTTCAACGCGCTCGCCCAGCAGGTGCTCGTGCAGGTCGCGGAGGAGACGCTGCGCAACCAGCAGGCACACCTGGACCAGGTGCAGGCCCAGGTGCAGGTCGGCACCCGGCCGGAGATCGATCTGGTCCAGCAGCGCACCCTGGTGGCCAATGCCCGGCTGCAGCTCATCCAGGCGCGCAACAACTCCGCCACCCTCAAGGCCCAGCTCAACCAGGCCATGGGCGTGGAGGGCCCCACCGACTACGCCGTGCAGGAGGAAGTCGTCGGACTGGTGCGGGGCGAGGACGAGCCCACGGGCACCCTGGTGGACATGGCGTTCCAGAACCGCGCGGACCTGGCCGCCACCGACCACCAGTTGCTCGCCCAGGAGCAGCAGCTATCCGCCACCCGGGGCAACTTCTTCCCGAGCATCAACGTCTCGCTGTCGGCGAACGAGTCGGGGCCCACCCCGGCCGAGTTGCAGTGGGGCATCACCGGACAGGTGGGCCTGAGCTGGCCCCTCTTCCAGGGCGGCATCACGCTCGCCCAGATGCGCGAGCAGCGGGCCAACATCTCCAGCGTCCAGGCCCAGCGCGATGCGTTGCGGCAACAGGTGCGGCTGGAGGTGGAGCGCGCCCAGCTCGCCGTGCACGCCGCGCGCGAGAGCGTCACCGCCGCGGACGAGGCCCTGACCAACGCCCGCGAGCGGCTGCGGATGGCCGAGGGCCGCTACCGCGCGGGCGTCGGCAACATCATCGAGCTGTCCGACGCCCAGCTCTCCGCCACCAACGCCGAAGTCCAGCGCGTCCAGGCCTCCTACGACCTGGCCACCGCGCGCACGGAGCTCGCCCGCTCGCTCGGACAGCAGACCGGCCCCCAGACCTGA